The following proteins are co-located in the Bos indicus isolate NIAB-ARS_2022 breed Sahiwal x Tharparkar chromosome 8, NIAB-ARS_B.indTharparkar_mat_pri_1.0, whole genome shotgun sequence genome:
- the FAM110C gene encoding protein FAM110C translates to MRALDAPASARLLSRDSGTPAAPDAAGPARRSAVERLAADRAKYVRGPPRTGPGPAGGGSSPEATGGQACVPGPGVRRAIARKPLRPDSLVIYRQKCEFARASGADSPRASLVKKLFQGPSKDKTPEPPGAARVGAEWGVRAQGAARAEPGPSTAPAPARSVGTPPRVPAAPRGAELLGARRRGLQRSQSDLSSRYSASLAESDTFFQYCGLEPDVVEALGRENFSAESDRGALKVRSVSVATSDSGFSRRSGEDEGLQEEELAEQVPSTTSVVERNARIIKWLYTCKKAKETPGQGLQGPA, encoded by the coding sequence ATGCGCGCTCTGGACGCCCCCGCGAGCGCGCGGCTCTTGTCCCGGGACTCCGGGACCCCCGCGGCCCCGGACGCGGCTGGGCCGGCTCGCAGGAGCGCGGTGGAGAGGCTGGCGGCCGACCGCGCCAAGTACGTGCGCGGCCCGCCTAGGACCGGCCCAGGCCCGGCTGGCGGGGGCAGCAGCCCCGAGGCGACCGGAGGGCAGGCGTGCGTCCCCGGGCCCGGGGTGCGCAGGGCTATAGCGCGGAAGCCGCTAAGGCCGGACTCGCTGGTCATATACCGTCAGAAGTGCGAGTTCGCCCGAGCGTCGGGGGCCGACAGCCCCAGGGCAAGCCTGGTGAAGAAGCTCTTCCAGGGGCCGAGCAAGGACAAGACGCCCGAGCCTCCCGGCGCCGCCCGGGTGGGAGCGGAGTGGGGGGTCAGGGCCCAGGGGGCCGCCCGGGCCGAGCCTGGCCCCTCCACGGCCCCCGCGCCCGCCCGGTCCGTCGGGACGCCCCCCAGGGTCCCGGCTGCGCCCCGCGGCGCGGAGCTGCTGGGGGCGAGGCGCCGGGGGCTGCAGCGCTCGCAGTCCGACCTCAGCTCGCGCTACTCCGCGTCCTTGGCCGAATCGGACACTTTCTTCCAGTACTGCGGCCTGGAGCCCGACGTGGTGGAGGCGCTCGGGCGGGAGAACTTCTCGGCTGAGTCGGACCGCGGCGCCCTCAAGGTCCGCAGCGTGAGCGTGGCCACCTCCGACAGCGGCTTCTCCCGGCGCAGCGGGGAAGACgaggggctgcaggaggaggagctggcgGAGCAGGTGCCCAGCACCACCTCGGTGGTCGAGAGGAACGCGCGCATCATTAAGTGGCTGTACACCTGCAAGAAGGCCAAGGAGACGCCCGGCCAGGGGCTGCAGGGCCCCGCGTGA